One segment of Haemophilus influenzae DNA contains the following:
- a CDS encoding autotransporter assembly complex protein TamA: MNKTLLKLTALFLALNCFPAFAEQTVDIEVQGIRGFRAVRNTDLNVHLINKEEMDGSERYQHLVTKAVDRGLRVFGYYDSSVRFERKQRQGKRDLLIAQVTPGEPTKIAGTDVQIEGEAAQDENFNALRKNLPKDGVLVEHQTYDDYKTAISRLALNRGYFDGEFKISRLEISPETHQAWWRMLFDSGVRYHYGNITFSHSQIRDDYLNNILNIKSGDPYLMNNLSDLTSDFSSSNWFNSVLVQPNINHKSKTVDIDIILYPRKKNAMELGVGFATDGGVHGQIGWTKPWINSRGHSLRSNLYLSAPKQTLEATYRMPLLKNPLNYYYDFSVGWEGEKENDTNTRVLTLSALRYWNNARGWQYFGGLRARYDSFTQADITDKTLLLYPTVGFTRTRLRGGSFATWGDVQKITFDLSKRIWLSESSFIKVQASSAWIRTYAENHRIVARAEIGYLHTKDIEKIPPTLRFFAGGDRSVRGYGYKKIAPKNKNGKLVGGSRLLTGSLEYQYQVYPNWWAATFADSGLAANDYTAKDLRYGAGVGVRWASPVGAIKFDIATPIRDKDNSKNIQFYIGLGTEI; the protein is encoded by the coding sequence ATGAATAAAACACTGCTAAAACTTACCGCACTTTTTTTAGCATTAAATTGCTTTCCTGCCTTTGCTGAACAAACCGTTGATATTGAAGTTCAAGGCATCCGTGGTTTCCGTGCTGTTCGTAATACGGATCTCAATGTTCATCTAATTAATAAAGAAGAAATGGATGGCTCCGAACGCTATCAACATTTGGTAACCAAAGCCGTGGATCGTGGTTTGCGTGTGTTTGGTTATTATGATTCTTCCGTGCGTTTTGAACGAAAACAGCGTCAAGGCAAACGCGATTTATTGATTGCACAGGTTACACCAGGCGAGCCAACAAAAATTGCAGGCACTGATGTACAAATTGAGGGAGAAGCGGCACAAGATGAAAATTTTAATGCATTGCGTAAAAACTTACCGAAAGATGGCGTTTTGGTTGAACACCAAACTTACGATGATTACAAAACAGCGATCTCACGTTTAGCATTAAATCGAGGATATTTTGATGGGGAATTTAAAATTTCACGTTTAGAAATTAGCCCAGAAACCCATCAAGCATGGTGGCGAATGTTATTTGATAGCGGCGTTCGTTATCATTATGGTAATATAACTTTTAGCCATTCACAAATCCGCGACGATTATCTCAATAATATTCTTAACATAAAATCTGGCGATCCATATTTAATGAATAATTTGTCGGATTTAACTAGCGATTTTTCATCTTCAAATTGGTTTAATTCAGTTTTAGTTCAACCTAATATCAATCATAAAAGTAAAACGGTAGATATAGACATTATTCTTTATCCACGTAAAAAAAATGCGATGGAACTCGGTGTGGGCTTTGCCACTGATGGCGGTGTACACGGACAAATAGGCTGGACAAAACCTTGGATTAATAGCCGAGGACATAGTTTGCGTTCAAATCTTTATCTCTCTGCACCGAAACAAACTCTAGAAGCCACTTATCGAATGCCTCTGCTTAAGAACCCATTAAATTATTACTATGATTTTTCTGTCGGTTGGGAAGGGGAAAAAGAGAACGATACCAATACGAGAGTGCTTACGTTGTCAGCGTTACGTTATTGGAATAATGCGCGTGGTTGGCAATATTTTGGCGGACTTCGTGCAAGATACGATAGTTTTACACAAGCGGATATCACTGATAAAACCTTACTTCTTTATCCAACTGTTGGATTTACTCGCACTCGATTACGTGGTGGTTCCTTTGCCACTTGGGGTGATGTGCAAAAAATTACTTTTGATTTAAGCAAACGAATTTGGCTATCAGAATCTTCTTTTATAAAAGTGCAAGCATCAAGCGCGTGGATTCGTACTTATGCAGAAAATCATCGTATCGTTGCTCGTGCTGAAATCGGGTATTTACATACAAAAGATATTGAAAAAATTCCGCCTACACTGCGTTTCTTTGCTGGTGGCGATCGTAGTGTGCGCGGTTATGGCTATAAAAAAATCGCGCCCAAAAATAAAAATGGGAAATTGGTGGGTGGCTCACGTTTGCTGACAGGTTCTTTAGAATATCAATATCAAGTTTATCCAAATTGGTGGGCGGCAACCTTTGCAGATAGTGGATTAGCCGCTAATGATTACACAGCAAAAGATCTGCGTTATGGCGCAGGCGTTGGTGTGCGTTGGGCATCCCCAGTGGGTGCGATTAAATTTGATATTGCCACACCCATTCGCGATAAAGATAACAGCAAAAATATTCAATTTTACATTGGACTTGGTACAGAAATTTAA
- the surE gene encoding 5'/3'-nucleotidase SurE produces MRILVSNDDGFHAEGIQVLATELRKIAKVIVVAPDRNRSAASSSLTLVEPLRPRHLDNGDYCVNGTPADCVHLALNGFLSGQVDLVVSGINAGCNMGDDTIYSGTLAAALEGRHLGLPAIAVSLDGRQHYETAARVVCDLIPKLQHQLLNPREVININVPDLPFEELKGYKVCRLGYRSSSVEVIKQRDPRDETIYWIGPSALPEDESEGTDFYAVKNGYVSITPIQADLTAHHSLLSLQNWLDQEFTK; encoded by the coding sequence ATGCGAATTTTAGTCAGTAATGATGATGGTTTTCACGCGGAAGGCATTCAGGTTTTAGCAACGGAATTAAGAAAAATTGCAAAAGTCATTGTTGTTGCCCCTGATCGTAATCGAAGTGCAGCATCTAGCTCGCTCACATTAGTGGAGCCACTTCGCCCACGCCATTTAGACAATGGCGATTATTGTGTGAACGGCACACCAGCAGATTGCGTACATTTAGCGTTAAACGGATTTTTATCTGGTCAAGTAGATCTAGTGGTGTCAGGCATTAATGCAGGTTGTAATATGGGCGATGATACGATTTATTCTGGCACTTTGGCTGCTGCCCTTGAGGGGCGTCATTTAGGTTTGCCCGCTATTGCGGTTTCGTTAGATGGTCGTCAGCATTATGAAACAGCAGCGCGAGTGGTATGTGATCTTATTCCTAAATTACAGCATCAATTATTAAACCCTCGTGAAGTGATTAACATCAATGTACCAGACTTACCTTTTGAAGAATTAAAAGGGTATAAAGTATGTCGATTGGGTTATCGTTCATCTTCCGTTGAAGTGATTAAACAAAGAGATCCGCGTGATGAAACCATTTATTGGATTGGTCCTTCAGCATTACCCGAAGATGAAAGCGAGGGAACAGATTTTTATGCAGTGAAGAATGGCTATGTGTCTATTACGCCAATTCAAGCGGATCTTACCGCGCATCATTCATTGCTTTCTTTACAAAATTGGTTAGATCAGGAATTTACCAAATAG
- the nlpD gene encoding murein hydrolase activator NlpD yields MNKSFLLLPLSLVVLSACTSNSPAPISDADGNLSPSVVQSVNGSNVGGAWQPEIQKNSLPTMGNMVTPQPNFQPINQQPAMPTAPAQPAFQPSPKTVVSVPTVQTKTVTKTIADCVDGQHINIPRNPNTNAPDYSKISKGSYKGNTYKVNKGDTMFLIAYLAGIDVKELAALNNLSEPYNLSLGQVLKISNCGTKTVTTTVSVKQPAVTASTAMPAKPAVTYTPGANGTQIGSDGTIIGPIKSEAGISSSVSVATSSTQVTSSVNNANSTPINANVVAPIASNVAWQWPTSGNIIQGFSSTDGGNKGIDISGSRGQAVKAAAAGRIVYAGNALRGYGNLIIIKHNDDFLSAYAHNDKILVADQQEVKAGQDIAKMGSSGTNTVKLHFEIRYKGKSVDPVRYLPKR; encoded by the coding sequence ATGAACAAATCGTTTCTCTTACTCCCTTTAAGTCTTGTTGTATTATCGGCTTGTACCTCTAATTCTCCTGCACCTATTTCTGATGCAGATGGAAATCTTTCCCCTAGTGTAGTGCAATCTGTAAATGGCAGTAATGTAGGTGGTGCTTGGCAACCTGAAATTCAAAAAAATTCATTACCTACAATGGGAAATATGGTCACGCCACAACCAAATTTTCAACCGATTAATCAACAACCAGCAATGCCAACAGCACCTGCGCAACCTGCATTTCAACCCTCTCCGAAAACGGTAGTTAGCGTGCCGACAGTACAAACAAAAACAGTTACCAAAACAATTGCTGATTGTGTAGATGGACAGCATATTAATATCCCACGTAATCCAAATACCAATGCGCCAGATTACAGCAAAATTTCAAAAGGCTCTTACAAAGGCAATACCTATAAAGTAAACAAAGGCGATACAATGTTCTTGATTGCTTACTTAGCAGGAATTGATGTAAAAGAATTGGCAGCGTTGAATAACCTATCCGAACCTTATAATTTAAGTTTAGGGCAAGTTTTAAAGATTTCTAATTGTGGCACAAAAACGGTTACTACAACGGTTTCTGTAAAACAACCTGCAGTCACGGCATCAACAGCAATGCCAGCTAAACCAGCCGTCACTTATACTCCGGGCGCAAACGGTACTCAAATAGGATCTGACGGTACTATTATTGGCCCCATTAAATCAGAGGCTGGCATATCGTCTAGTGTATCTGTGGCAACTTCATCAACACAGGTTACATCATCTGTAAATAATGCGAATAGCACACCGATTAATGCAAATGTCGTTGCACCAATCGCCTCAAATGTTGCGTGGCAATGGCCGACTTCAGGTAATATTATTCAAGGTTTCTCAAGCACAGATGGCGGTAACAAAGGGATTGATATTAGCGGTTCACGAGGACAAGCTGTAAAAGCGGCTGCAGCAGGGCGAATAGTGTATGCTGGCAATGCTTTACGTGGTTACGGTAATTTAATCATCATCAAACATAATGATGATTTCTTAAGTGCTTATGCGCATAACGACAAAATTCTTGTCGCTGATCAACAAGAAGTCAAAGCTGGTCAAGACATCGCAAAAATGGGTAGCTCTGGTACAAATACCGTGAAACTCCACTTTGAAATTCGCTACAAAGGCAAATCAGTAGATCCAGTGCGTTATCTACCAAAACGTTAA
- the truD gene encoding tRNA pseudouridine(13) synthase TruD, producing MLEQLPYLTLKTPPKTTALLKAECADFIVKEHLGYEMSGDGEFVALYVRKTDCNTLFVGEKLAKFAGVSERNMGYAGLKDRRAVTEQWFCLQMPGMKTPDFSQFELDGVEILTVTRHNRKIRTGSLEGNYFDILLRGAEESDELKARLDFVANFGFPNYFTEQRFGRDGHNLTQALRWAQGEIKVKDRKKRSFYLSAARSEIFNLVVAARIAKGATNQVLPNDIVQLAGSHSWFKADEKEDLNALQVRLENQDILLTAPLIGEDILAASDIENEIVNQHSVFDPLMKQERMKAARRPLLMKAKGFSWAFEPEGLRLKFYLPAGSYATALVRELVNYTEA from the coding sequence ATGCTCGAACAACTCCCTTATTTGACATTAAAAACTCCGCCAAAAACCACCGCACTTTTAAAGGCTGAATGCGCGGATTTTATTGTAAAAGAGCATTTAGGCTATGAAATGTCGGGCGATGGAGAGTTTGTTGCGTTGTATGTACGTAAAACAGATTGCAATACCTTATTTGTTGGCGAAAAATTAGCTAAATTTGCCGGTGTTTCTGAACGCAATATGGGATATGCAGGGTTGAAAGATCGTCGAGCGGTGACAGAACAATGGTTTTGCTTGCAAATGCCAGGAATGAAAACGCCCGATTTCAGTCAATTTGAATTAGATGGCGTAGAGATTTTAACGGTTACTCGACATAACCGAAAAATTCGCACGGGTAGCCTTGAGGGAAATTATTTCGATATTTTATTACGTGGTGCAGAAGAATCTGATGAGCTTAAAGCGCGGTTGGATTTTGTGGCAAATTTTGGTTTCCCCAATTATTTTACGGAACAACGTTTTGGTCGGGATGGTCACAACCTCACGCAAGCATTGCGTTGGGCTCAAGGGGAAATCAAGGTAAAAGATCGCAAAAAACGCAGTTTTTATCTTTCCGCCGCACGTAGTGAAATTTTTAATTTAGTTGTGGCAGCACGTATTGCAAAGGGCGCAACAAATCAAGTTTTACCAAATGATATTGTGCAATTAGCAGGTTCGCATAGTTGGTTCAAAGCGGATGAAAAAGAAGACTTAAATGCCTTGCAAGTGCGGTTAGAAAATCAAGATATTTTGCTTACTGCCCCTTTAATTGGCGAAGATATTTTGGCAGCAAGCGATATTGAAAATGAAATCGTAAATCAACATTCAGTTTTCGATCCTTTAATGAAACAAGAAAGAATGAAGGCTGCGCGTCGCCCATTATTGATGAAAGCAAAAGGGTTTTCTTGGGCATTTGAGCCAGAAGGCTTACGTTTAAAATTTTATTTGCCAGCAGGCAGTTATGCCACGGCATTAGTTCGTGAGTTAGTAAATTACACAGAAGCATAA
- the rraB gene encoding ribonuclease E inhibitor RraB, with translation MSKLAELQAETREIIEDLLNDGSDPNALYIIEHHIAHHDFDLLEKIAVDAFKAGYEVSEAEEFKDDDGSPIFCFDIISEVELKAEIIDAQQKKILPLLEKHKGIYDGWGTYFEDPNAAHDEYGDDVEFFDADDDEYGDDGEFFDDDEEEETRVH, from the coding sequence ATGTCAAAATTGGCTGAATTACAAGCAGAAACCCGTGAAATTATCGAAGATTTACTTAATGATGGCAGTGATCCAAATGCGCTTTACATTATTGAGCATCACATCGCACACCACGATTTTGATTTGTTAGAAAAAATCGCCGTAGATGCGTTTAAAGCTGGTTATGAAGTGTCCGAAGCAGAAGAATTTAAAGATGATGATGGCAGCCCAATTTTCTGCTTTGACATTATCAGTGAAGTAGAATTAAAAGCGGAAATTATTGATGCTCAACAAAAAAAAATCCTTCCATTATTAGAAAAACATAAAGGCATTTATGATGGTTGGGGAACTTATTTTGAAGACCCAAATGCTGCTCACGATGAATACGGCGATGATGTGGAATTTTTTGATGCTGATGACGATGAATACGGCGATGATGGGGAATTTTTTGATGATGATGAAGAAGAAGAGACTCGTGTGCATTAA
- a CDS encoding aromatic amino acid transporter, with protein sequence MKKQPSIFGGACIIASVCVGAGMLGLPTSGAGAWTIWSALAICLTMIIMTLSGWLLLEAYSTYDLRASFSTVTKDMLGSTINSINNLAVYFVGGILLYAYTTASGGILENLIKPWIDFGSSTLAICSTVFVLVFSFFVWHSTRIVDRISVLLIVFMGFTFIFSTYGLATNISLDTLLDIGGKDTNYAKYAVGMFPVALTSFGYHHSVCTMRAYYGDEKKAKYAISGGTAIALTLYLLWIFSIFGNLPRNQFAPVIASDGNLDILLNALGRVIESNTVKQMINAFSIAAILSSFIGVGLGVFDYLADFFKFDNSKIGRTKSWAVTFLPPLIMSILFPLGFLKAIGYAGAVATIWTCIIPALLAYKSRKINAAATTFRVFGGNGLIIFIVLFGVFVAIFHFLAMFDYLPVFKG encoded by the coding sequence ATGAAAAAACAACCTTCCATTTTTGGTGGTGCCTGTATTATTGCTAGTGTTTGTGTTGGGGCAGGAATGCTTGGTTTACCAACATCTGGTGCTGGAGCTTGGACAATATGGTCAGCATTAGCAATTTGCTTAACGATGATAATCATGACATTATCAGGCTGGTTATTACTTGAGGCCTATTCTACTTATGATTTAAGAGCATCATTTAGTACCGTAACTAAAGATATGCTCGGTTCAACTATCAATTCTATTAATAATCTTGCGGTGTATTTTGTCGGGGGTATTTTACTTTATGCTTATACCACTGCATCTGGAGGTATACTAGAAAACCTTATTAAACCGTGGATTGATTTTGGTTCATCTACATTGGCAATTTGCTCCACTGTATTTGTATTAGTCTTTTCCTTCTTTGTTTGGCATTCCACTCGCATTGTAGACAGAATATCTGTTTTATTGATTGTATTCATGGGGTTTACTTTTATTTTTAGTACTTATGGATTAGCAACTAATATTAGTTTAGATACTTTATTAGATATTGGTGGAAAAGATACAAACTATGCAAAATATGCGGTAGGGATGTTTCCTGTTGCATTAACATCTTTTGGTTACCATCATTCTGTTTGTACTATGCGAGCCTATTATGGAGACGAGAAAAAAGCTAAATATGCCATTTCAGGTGGAACAGCCATTGCTCTTACTCTTTATTTACTTTGGATTTTTTCAATTTTCGGAAATTTGCCTCGCAATCAATTTGCACCTGTAATAGCTAGTGATGGCAATCTAGATATATTACTTAACGCTTTAGGTAGAGTAATAGAATCTAACACGGTTAAACAAATGATTAATGCCTTTTCTATCGCCGCAATTTTGTCATCTTTTATTGGCGTAGGATTAGGCGTATTCGATTATCTCGCTGATTTCTTCAAATTTGATAATAGCAAAATTGGACGAACAAAGTCATGGGCTGTGACTTTCCTACCTCCACTAATTATGTCAATTTTATTTCCATTGGGTTTCTTAAAAGCCATTGGATATGCCGGTGCAGTAGCGACAATTTGGACTTGCATAATTCCAGCACTTCTTGCTTATAAATCTCGCAAAATAAATGCAGCAGCAACAACATTCCGAGTTTTTGGTGGAAATGGCTTAATAATCTTCATTGTATTATTTGGTGTTTTTGTGGCTATTTTCCATTTTCTAGCAATGTTTGACTATTTGCCTGTCTTTAAAGGATAA
- the tnaA gene encoding tryptophanase, whose translation MENFKHLPEPFRIRVIEPVKRTTREYREQAILKSGMNPFLLDSEDIFIDLLTDSGTGAVTQDMQAAMLRGDEAYSGSRSYYALAKAVKDIFGYEYTIPTHQGRGAEQIYIPVLIAKRKREKGLDRSKMVVFSNYFFDTTQGHSQINGATVRNVYIKEAFDTTAKHPFKGNFDLEKLEKGIQEAGAHNVPYIVCTITCNSAGGQPVSIANLKGMYEIARKYDIPVIMDSARFAENAYFVQQREEAYKDWTIEQITYESYRYADGLAMSAKKDAMVPMGGILAFKDKSMEEVYHECRTLCVVQEGFPTYGGLEGGAMERLAVGLHDGMRQEWLAYRIAQIEYLVAGLEKIGVLCQQPGGHAAFVDAGKLLPHIPADQFPAQALSCELYKVAGIRAVEIGSFLLGRDPKTGKQLPCPAELLRLTVPRATYTQTHMDFIIEAFQKVKENAENIKGLTFTYEPKVLRHFTARLKEVE comes from the coding sequence ATGGAAAATTTTAAACATTTACCTGAACCTTTCCGCATTCGTGTTATTGAACCAGTAAAAAGAACTACTCGTGAGTATCGTGAGCAAGCGATCTTAAAATCAGGCATGAATCCATTTTTATTGGATAGTGAAGATATTTTCATTGACTTACTTACAGATAGCGGTACTGGTGCCGTTACACAAGATATGCAAGCTGCAATGTTACGTGGCGATGAAGCCTATAGTGGCAGTCGCAGTTATTATGCGTTAGCTAAAGCAGTGAAAGATATTTTTGGTTATGAATATACAATTCCTACTCATCAAGGCCGCGGTGCTGAACAAATTTATATTCCAGTATTGATTGCTAAACGTAAACGTGAGAAAGGTTTAGATCGCAGCAAAATGGTGGTTTTCTCTAACTATTTCTTTGATACCACACAAGGACATAGCCAAATTAATGGGGCAACGGTTCGCAATGTTTATATCAAAGAGGCATTTGATACAACAGCAAAACATCCATTTAAGGGTAATTTCGATTTAGAAAAATTAGAAAAAGGCATTCAAGAGGCGGGAGCACATAATGTACCTTACATTGTATGTACAATTACTTGTAACTCTGCGGGTGGTCAGCCAGTTTCTATTGCAAACTTAAAAGGCATGTATGAAATTGCGCGTAAATACGATATTCCAGTCATCATGGATTCAGCTCGTTTTGCAGAAAACGCCTATTTTGTTCAACAACGTGAAGAAGCTTATAAAGACTGGACTATTGAACAAATTACTTACGAAAGCTATCGCTATGCTGATGGTTTAGCGATGTCCGCCAAAAAAGATGCTATGGTGCCAATGGGAGGTATTTTAGCGTTTAAAGATAAATCAATGGAGGAAGTCTATCACGAATGTAGAACGCTTTGTGTTGTGCAAGAAGGGTTCCCTACTTATGGGGGTTTAGAAGGGGGGGCAATGGAACGCTTAGCTGTTGGCTTGCATGATGGTATGCGCCAAGAATGGCTGGCTTATCGTATCGCGCAAATTGAATATTTGGTTGCAGGCTTAGAAAAAATTGGTGTGCTTTGCCAACAACCAGGTGGCCACGCGGCGTTCGTAGATGCGGGTAAATTATTACCACATATTCCAGCCGACCAATTCCCAGCACAAGCACTTTCTTGCGAACTTTATAAAGTTGCAGGTATAAGAGCGGTAGAAATTGGCTCATTTTTATTAGGGCGAGATCCGAAGACGGGTAAACAACTACCATGTCCAGCAGAGCTTTTACGCTTAACTGTACCACGTGCAACTTATACGCAAACTCATATGGATTTCATTATTGAGGCGTTCCAAAAAGTGAAAGAAAATGCGGAGAATATTAAGGGTTTAACCTTTACTTATGAACCAAAAGTTCTCCGCCACTTTACGGCACGTTTAAAAGAAGTTGAATAA
- the slyD gene encoding peptidylprolyl isomerase has product MKVAKNVVVSIAYQVRTQDGVLVDEAPANQPLEYLQGHNNLVTGLEKALEGKEVGDKFEVRVQPEEGYGAYSENMVQRVPKDVFQGADELEVGMRFLADTDIGPVPVVITEIDGDEVVVDGNHMLAGKELHFTVEVVATREATLEEIAHGHVHGAHSHDDDEEGHSCGCSGHHHEHNHGSCGCGGH; this is encoded by the coding sequence ATGAAAGTAGCAAAAAATGTAGTGGTGAGCATTGCTTACCAAGTTCGCACACAAGATGGCGTATTGGTCGATGAAGCACCAGCGAATCAACCACTAGAATATTTACAAGGTCACAATAATTTAGTAACCGGTCTTGAAAAAGCACTTGAAGGTAAAGAAGTAGGCGACAAATTTGAAGTACGCGTTCAACCTGAAGAAGGTTACGGTGCATACAGCGAAAATATGGTTCAACGTGTACCAAAAGATGTATTCCAAGGTGCCGATGAACTTGAAGTGGGCATGCGTTTCTTAGCGGATACTGACATTGGCCCAGTTCCAGTAGTGATTACTGAAATCGATGGCGATGAAGTTGTAGTTGATGGAAATCACATGTTAGCGGGTAAAGAATTACACTTCACCGTTGAAGTTGTCGCAACACGTGAGGCAACGTTAGAAGAAATCGCACACGGTCACGTTCACGGTGCGCACAGCCACGATGATGACGAAGAAGGCCACAGTTGTGGCTGTAGCGGTCATCATCACGAACATAATCACGGCAGCTGTGGTTGTGGCGGTCACTAA
- the tnaC gene encoding tryptophanase leader peptide: protein MLNLLSPNQTWVLVDPRLSFYFPIIY from the coding sequence ATGCTCAACTTGCTCTCTCCTAACCAAACTTGGGTTCTTGTTGATCCAAGATTATCTTTTTATTTTCCCATAATTTATTAA
- a CDS encoding YqaA family protein, with product MKIFSTMYDKTMEWSKHRFAVFWLSFVSFIEAIFFPIPPDVMLIPMSMSKPKSAVKFAFYTAIASVIGGVIGYAIGFYATDWVENIVQQWGYAVHWAKAVSWFKQWGVLVVFVAGFSPIPYKVFTLCSGVMQMAFFPFVITAFISRLARFLLVAKLAAWGGEKFAAKLRKSIEIIGWSVVVLAVIAYFILKN from the coding sequence ATGAAAATTTTCAGCACGATGTACGATAAAACGATGGAATGGTCAAAACATCGTTTTGCTGTTTTTTGGCTCTCTTTTGTCAGTTTTATCGAGGCGATATTTTTTCCTATTCCGCCCGATGTGATGTTGATCCCAATGTCTATGTCAAAGCCTAAAAGTGCAGTTAAATTTGCATTTTATACGGCAATTGCTTCTGTCATCGGTGGAGTGATTGGTTATGCAATTGGTTTTTATGCAACGGACTGGGTGGAAAACATTGTACAACAATGGGGATATGCTGTGCATTGGGCAAAAGCCGTCAGTTGGTTTAAGCAATGGGGCGTATTAGTTGTGTTTGTGGCAGGTTTTAGCCCAATTCCTTACAAGGTGTTTACGCTCTGCTCTGGCGTGATGCAAATGGCATTTTTCCCTTTTGTCATCACCGCATTTATTTCACGTTTAGCGCGTTTCTTGCTGGTGGCAAAATTAGCCGCATGGGGTGGGGAGAAATTCGCAGCAAAATTGCGAAAATCTATTGAGATTATTGGCTGGTCAGTGGTTGTACTGGCTGTCATCGCTTACTTTATACTGAAAAACTAG